A genomic stretch from Podospora pseudoanserina strain CBS 124.78 chromosome 3, whole genome shotgun sequence includes:
- a CDS encoding hypothetical protein (EggNog:ENOG503Q4WW; COG:T): protein MTGYITAASLSQHSPPLSLFTSTSIIMKLLALISAFLFTTTTLALPNSRGKPSKGTWQTLPSISDLPRQEHVTLALSPSSLAIFGGILPTNDTSSPLPYSTTNILQIYSIPNKTWTLAAPAPLALNHPNAAVVDGKIYLLGGLTEVDNWAWRPSPLSFVYDPKTNQWADLPSLPDSHTPRGSAAMGVHNGVVYLAGGLTILPLIPELGPQQTTDVVSAFNTKTNTWVTLPPKARRLPEGRDHAGAAVYKDKFYVLGGRRDGQDNVRDTVYELDLKRLGKGWVVKKGRMPTARGGVAAARVGGRVFVLGGEGNKVNGTEGVFPQVEVYDVERDKWERLGGMEVPRHGTSAVGVGGGVYVPGGGVRQGGAPVSTFDVFWP, encoded by the coding sequence ATGACGGGATATATAACAGCTGCATCGCTCTCTCAACATTCGCCACCATTGTCTTTATTCACATCGACATCAATCATCATGAAGCTCTTGGCCCTCATCTCGGCCTTCCTattcacaaccaccaccctcgctcTCCCCAACAGCCGAGGAAAGCCCTCCAAAGGAACATGGcaaaccctcccctcaaTCAGTGACTTACCTCGCCAGGAACATGTCACTCttgccctctccccctcctccctcgccatcttcgGTGGCATTTTGCCAACCAAcgacacctcctcccccctcccctattcaacaaccaacatccTCCAAATCTACTCCATCCCCAACAAAACCTGGACCCTTGCCGCCCCTGCACCGCTAGCCCTCAACCACCCTaacgccgccgtcgtcgacGGCAAAATCTACCTCCTGGGGGGCCTAACCGAAGTTGACAACTGGGCCTGGAGACCCTCCCCTTTGTCTTTCGTCTACGACCCCAAAACTAACCAATGGGCTGacctcccctctctcccggACAGTCATACTCCCCGAGGAAGCGCGGCGATGGGGGTGCACAACGGCGTTGTCTACCTCGCTGGCggcctcaccatcctccctcttatTCCAGAACTAGGACCGCAGCAGACGACGGATGTGGTCTCTGCTTTTAACACCAAGACCAATACCTGGGTTACGCTTCCCCCTAAGGCGAGGAGACTgccggaggggagggatcaCGCTGGGGCGGCGGTGTATAAGGACAAGTTTTATGTtcttggggggaggagggacggGCAGGATAATGTTAGGGACACGGTCTATGAATTGGATCTGAAGAggttgggaaaggggtgggtggtgaagaaggggcgGATGCCTACTGCTAGGGGGGgagttgctgctgcgagggttggggggagggtttttgtcttggggggggagggaaataAAGTCAATGggacggagggggtgttTCCTCAGGTGGAGGTATATGATGTTGAGAGGGACAagtgggagaggttgggggggatggaggtgcCGAGGCATGGTACGAGtgcggtgggggtgggagggggtgtgtaTGTtcctggggggggggttaggCAGGGAGGTGCGCCGGTGAGTACTTTTGATGTGTTTTGGCCCTAG
- a CDS encoding hypothetical protein (EggNog:ENOG503PGSE; COG:S), giving the protein MDHDGQVMAVNPDTPLQQETPTPQHDQNQDEADATANTTTTTTPNPDVSIPELPAAFPKRRRGRPPGRPNMSTKEEEFKDHPLVKNWNAACANPKNPILTVAVAIRDALSDTALKHENQRKIFCLPSHEYIHFVQGWITARHIAAQRPSYVNGLLIHSRGQDAPVSCTTCAERRSKHSLGPFLECRVLPEFFHGSCSNCKWFDNTSNCSLYKGPKPNRKRKAKEDQAALDAPEGGEAGPSDANQMAVTQQHQPPVAAGQTGDHIHPQLMGTGPNMHTGYPVHGLQTGQHMTDAQFALSEGGQGSPGSGDGETEGEGSGSGDGDSDDVDMQVSRNLGAFVQ; this is encoded by the exons ATGGATCACGACGGCCAAGTGATGGCTGTCAATCCCGACACACCATTACAACAGGAGACACCAACGCCACAACATGATCAGAACCAAGATGAAGCAGACGCAACCgccaacacaaccaccaccaccacccctaaCCCCGATGTCTCAATACCAGAGCTCCCAGCCGCCTTTCCCAAGCGGCGTCGTGGCCGTCCTCCTGGACGTCCCAACATGTCcaccaaggaggaagagttcAAGGACCACCCGCTAGTCAAGAACTGGAATGCGGCATGTgcaaaccccaaaaaccccatTCTTACCGTGGCCGTTGCTATCCGCGACGCCTTGTCAGACACTGCTCTCAAACATGAGAATCAGAGGAAGATCTTCTGCTTGCCTAGCCATGAGTACATACACTTTGTTCAGGGGTGGATTACCGCTCGTCATATCGCTGCTCAACGGCCCAGTTACGTCAACGGTCTACTCATTCACTCTCGCGGTCAGGACGCGCCGGTATCGTGTACCACGTGTGCTGAGCGTCGCTCTAAACACTCGTTGGGTCCGTTTTTGGAGTGTCGGGTGCTACCAGAGTTTTTCCATGGCAGCTGTTCCAACTGCAAGTGGTTCGACAACACGTCCAACTGTTCACTGTACAAGGGTCCAAAGCCAAACAGAAAGAGGAAGGCAAAGGAGGATCAAGCTGCTTTGGATGCACCTGAGGGCGGAGAAGCAGGGCCCAGTGATGCGAATCAGATGGCTGTCACTCAACAGCATCAGCCACCGGTGGCAGCAGGACAGACCGGTGACCACATACACCCTCAGCTTATGGGCACTGGGCCGAATATGCACACTGGTTATCCGGTTCACGGGCTTCAGACGGGTCAGCATATGACTGATGCTCAGTTTGCACTGTCAGAGGGAGGGCAAGGGTCTCCAGGAAGTGGGGACGGTGAAACAGAGGGTGAGGGAAGTGGtagtggagatggggattcAGA TGATGTTGATATGCAGGTATCTCGTAACTTGGGGGCATTTGTTCAGTAG
- a CDS encoding hypothetical protein (COG:S; EggNog:ENOG50), producing the protein MGSENPEETTIGIAALVAAVAALLFAVIQTITALAQYISAFGSTFPRCRGIRNIECRVLTMPGLRSEPMVTMERDPSNAEFRPGKNYDNKRNGYLDYGVLRVVAGSDRSKVHREVSILPTVLWGVFAVVWTPIAIALSSITLVFCYPPAFACSCACTGCCGMGRPEEEEEEQDKRDRFDWCRRKRSREICLDLLTPLTFAWKWAIKYKSAMGVHLVWRPSRGLSFLSITRLFGGDTPTSGDQNDRGLRREVTGCIQRALEAGGRGGVVVERRGGGGEEGWWWRGGVVVEGSLELVKVVMANTEVVLRGVRRGLGVGDMWVGDHGEGKVWEDDFGGVVLGA; encoded by the exons ATGGGCTCCGAAAACCCTGAGGAAACAACGATCGGCATTGCCGCTCTGGTAGCGGCCGTtgccgccctcctcttcgccgtcATTCAGACCATTACTGCGCTCGCCCAGTACATCTCC GCTTTTGGTTCCACCTTTCCTCGCTGTCGTGGAATCCGCAATATCGAATGCCGGGTGCTCACCATGCCGGGGTTGCGGTCAGAGCCAATGGTGACCATGGAGAGAGACCCCTCCAACGCCGAGTTCAGGCCTGGGAAGAACTACGACAATAAGAGAAACGGATATCTCGACTATGGCGTCCTGCGCGTGGTAGCGGGGAGTGATAGGTCCAAGGTTCACAGGGAAGTCAGCATTTTACCGACAGTTCTTTGGGGTGTTTTTGCTGTGGTGTGGACTCCAATTGCGATCGCTCTCTCTTCCATCACTCTAGTCTTTTGCTACCCACCGGCGTTTGCGTGCAGTTGCGCGTGCACAGGGTGCTGTGGCATGGGTCGgcctgaggaggaagaggaagaacaaGATAAACGAGACAGATTTGACTGGTGCCGTCGGAAAAGGTCACGGGAGATATGCCTCGACTTGCTGACTCCTTTGACGTTTGCATGGAAATGGGCCATCAAGTACAAGTCCGCCATGGGAGTTCACCTGGTCTGGAGGCCGTCGCGTGGTCTCAGTTTCTTGTCGATTACCAGGCTATTCGGTGGGGACACGCCAACATCAG GGGATCAGAATGacagggggttgaggagggaggtgacgggTTGTATACAACGGGCGTTGGAGgctggtgggagaggaggggtggtggtggagaggaggggtggtggtggagaggaggggtggtggtggagaggaggggtggtggtggaggggagttTGGAGTTGGTCAAGGTTGTTATGGCTAATacggaggtggtgttgaggggggtgaggagggggttagggGTGGGGGATAtgtgggttggtgatcatggggaggggaaggtctgggaggatgattttgggggggttgttttgggaGCTTGA
- a CDS encoding hypothetical protein (COG:U; EggNog:ENOG503NUT2): MSNPNALLLLADHIKLSLLERQRAKNLNLPNDTQDGHISRSLDQLRDGIEALEKEQQRLQEAGEEAKSTALLTTLTSLNKQQKDLTTQFHGFPTAATTSTLTHPNDPSLAEDFAHAQSAPAPPTTTTSQKKNVRFTDDNNDTDLEAQRSSLFSSQQPYRDEVDDDSAGYRNEAEGLSNTQIHAYHRQILEEQDAQLDALGLSISRQRELSMQIGDELDSQVLMLDESERVADRHASTLNRARRQLGRVARGAAESGEGRQMTAIVVLIIVLVLLIVILK; this comes from the exons atgtccaaccccaacgccctcctcctcctcgccgacCACAtcaagctctccctcctcgagcGCCAGCGCGCAaagaacctcaacctcccaaacgACACCCAAGATGGCCACATCTCTCGTTCTCTGGACCAACTCCGCGACGGGATCGAAGCCCTAGAAAAAGAACAACAACGGCTCCAAGaagcaggcgaggaagc TAAATCgaccgccctcctcacaaccctcacctccctcaacaaacaacaaaaagatcTCACCACCCAATTCCATGGCTTCCCCACCGCAGCCACAACCTCGACCCTAACCCACCCCAATGACCCCTCCCTAGCCGAAGACTTTGCCCACGCCCAATCCGCCCCcgctccccccaccaccaccaccagtcagAAAAAGAACGTCCGTTTCACAGACGACAACAATGACACTGACCTCGAAGCGCAACGCTCctcccttttttcttctcaacAGCCATATCGCGACGAGGTAGACGACGACTCGGCGGGGTACCGCAACGAAGCCGAGGGGCTGTCAAACACCCAAATCCACGCCTACCACCGACAGATTCTGGAAGAGCAAGATGCGCAGCTGGACGCGCTGGGGCTGAGCATCAGCCGGCAGAGGGAGCTGTCGATGCAGATTGGGGATGAGCTGGACTCGCAGGTCTTGATGCTGGATGAGAGCGAGAGGGTGGCGGATAGGCATGCGAGCACGCTCAACAGGGCGAGGAGGCAGTTGGGGCGGGTGGCGAggggggcggcggagagtggggaggggaggcagatGACTGCTATTGTTGTGTTGATTattgttttggtgttgttgattgtCATTTTGAAGTGA